The sequence GGGTCGTCGTCTGCGACTACGACGAGGCCCGCGCCCGGCAGGCCGTCGACGCGGTCGCCGACTTCCGGTTCACCGCCGAACGGATCGACGCCTCGAGTTCCGAGGCCGTGGCCGATCTCGCCGCGCGCCATGACATCACGCATGTGATGAACGCCGTCGACCCGCGTTTCGTCATGCCGATCTTCACCGGCGCGCTGGCAGGCGGCGCGGACTACCTCGATATGGCCATGAGCCTGTCGCAGCGCCATCCCGAGCGGCCGTTCGAAAAGACCGGCGTCAAGCTCGGCGACGAACAGTTCGCACAAGACGCCCGGTGGCGCGACGCGGGCCGGCTGGCCCTGGTCGGCATCGGCGTGGAGCCGGGGCTGTCCGACGTGTTCGCGCGCTACGCGGCCGACCACCTGTTCTCCGACATCGACGAACTCGGTACCCGCGACGGGGCGAACCTCACGGTCGACGGCTACGACTTCGCCCCGTCGTTCTCGATCTGGACCACCATCGAGGAGTGCCTGAACCCGCCCGTGATCTGGGAGGCCGATCGCGGCTGGTTCACCACCGAGCCCTTCAGCGAGCCGGAGGTTTTCGACTTCCCCGACGGCATCGGCCCCGTCGAGTGCGTCAACGTCGAGCACGAAGAGGTGCTGCTGATGCCGCGTTGGATCAACTGCCGACGCGCGACGTTCAAGTACGGCCTCGGCGAGGAGTTCATCGGCGTGCTCAAGACGCTGCACAAGCTCGGCCTGGACCGCACCGAGAAGGTGAGGGTGGGTCCCGTCGAGGTGAGCCCCCGCGACGTGGTCGCGGCCTGCCTGCCCGACCCGGCCCACCTCGGACCGAAGATGCGCGGCAAGACCTGCGCGGGGGTGTGGGTCACCGGCACCGGTAAGGACGGCAACCCGCGATCGACGTACCTGTATCACGTCGTCGACAACGAGTGGTCGATGGCCGAGTACGGCCACCAGTGCGTGGTCTGGCAGACCGCGATCAACCCCGTTGTCGCGCTGGAACTTCTGGCCGACGGCACCTGGAGCGGCGCCGGGGTGCTGGGGCCCGAGGCGTTCGACGCGGTGCCGTTTCTGGAGTTGCTGACCGCGTACGGCTCCCCGTGGGGACAGGCCGAATTGCCGCCGCGAAGCTGACGCGGCGAACGTGGGTTACCCGCACGCCTAAAGCGACGATCGCGTGCGGGTAACCCACGTTCGCGCCAGAAAGGGGTCACTTCGGGCGGTAGATCCACGGGTGCCGCGGCAGCCGCACCGGGTCGAACACCTCTAACAGCGACTCGAGGTCGGTCGCCGTCGGCCAACCCAACGATCCCGCGATCTGCGCCAGCGCCGGCTCCACCCCGATCTCGGCCAGCGTCACCGCGCCGTCGCGCTTGGCCAGCCGCGCGCCGTCCTCGTTGAGCACCAGCGGCACATGGGCGTACGTCGGCTCGGGATAGCCGAGCAGCCGGGCCAGATACGCCTGGCGCGGCGCGGACGGCAACAGGTCGTCGCCGCGCACCACCTGGTCGATACCCTGCGCGGCGTCGTCGACCACCACGGCGAGGTTGTAGGCGGCGACGCCGTCACCGCGGCGCACCACGAAGTCGTCGACGATGCCGGTATAGCGCCCGTGCAGCACATCCTCGACGGTGTAGGTGATCTCGTCGGTGCGCAGCCGCAGCGCGGGTGGGCGGCCCGTCTCCTCGCGGCGTCGCTGCCGATCCGCGTCGGTGAGGTCGCGGCAGGTACCCGGGTACGCCCCCTGCGGTGCGTGTGGCGCGCGCGGGGCCTGCGCGATATCCCTTCTGCTGCAGAAACATTCGTACAGCAGGCCGCGAGCGTTGAGGTCGGCGACGACGGCGTCGTACCGCTGTGCGTGCGCGGATTGCCACTCGACCGGGCCGTCCCAGGTCACCCCGATTGCGGCCAGGTCCTTGAGTTGCCGCGCGGCGATGTCGGCGAAGGTCCGGTCGTCGAGGTCCTCCACCCGCATCACGAAGCGCCGCTGCGTCGATCGCGCGAACAGCCACGCCAGGACCGCGGTGCGCAGATTGCCGATATGCAGGTCAGCCGATGGGCTGGGGGCGAACCTGCCGGTGTTCATCGGTGCAATCTATCCAGAGCGACGACGAACCCCATGCAAGGAAGCAATTGTTGCGCGTCGCGGTGTAACAGGCGTGGCGCGCGGGCTATTGGGGTATGAACGACGAGTACCACCCAACAGAACAACGGCGTGGCCAGAGGTGTCGATCGCCAACCGGCCGGGAACCGTGACACGGAGACGAGAGAACTCATGGACGTCGGCGACTCCGGATCCTCCGCGCAAACGCCGCACCCGGCAGCCCGCAAGGACGAACCACCCGGCGTTGTGCGAAAGGCCATCGCGGCCTCTGCCATCGGCAACGCCACCGAATGGTTCGACTACGGCCTCTACGCCTACGGCGTCACCTACATCTCGGCGGCGATCTTCCCCGGCGACGGCGCCACCGCGACGCTGCTGGCGCTGATGACGTTCGCGGTGTCCTTCCTCGTGCGGCCCCTCGGCGGGTTCTTCTGGGGACCGCTGGGCGACCGCTTCGGCCGCAAGCAGGTGCTGGCGATCACCATCCTGTTGATGGCGGGTGCGACGCTGTGCGTCGGCCTGGTGCCGTCGTACGCCGCGATCGGGATGTGGGCGCCGGCACTCATGGTGGTGCTGAGGATGATTCAGGGCTTCTCCACCGGTGGTGAGTACGGCGGCGCGGCCACCTTCATGGCCGAGTACGCGCCCGCGCGTCGCCGCGGAATGCTCGGCAGCTTCCTCGAGTTCGGCACCCTGGCGGGTTTCTCGGCGGGCGCGCTGATGATGCTGGGCTTCTCGCTGGTGCTCGGCGACGAGCAGATGGCCACGTGGGGTTGGCGGCTGCCGTTCCTGATCGCGGCTCCGCTGGGCCTCATCGGCCTGTACCTGCGCACCCGGCTGGACGAAACCCCGGTGTTCAAGGACCTGGAGCAAGAAGACCGAACAGAGAAGGGAATCGGCGCCGAGTTCAAGGACCTTCTCGTCGAGTACTGGGGTCCGATCCTGCGGCTGGGCGGACTGGTGGTGGCGCTCAACGTCGTCAATTACACGC comes from Mycolicibacterium pulveris and encodes:
- a CDS encoding saccharopine dehydrogenase family protein — translated: MRILLIGAGGVGAAFCSIATRRDFFDRVVVCDYDEARARQAVDAVADFRFTAERIDASSSEAVADLAARHDITHVMNAVDPRFVMPIFTGALAGGADYLDMAMSLSQRHPERPFEKTGVKLGDEQFAQDARWRDAGRLALVGIGVEPGLSDVFARYAADHLFSDIDELGTRDGANLTVDGYDFAPSFSIWTTIEECLNPPVIWEADRGWFTTEPFSEPEVFDFPDGIGPVECVNVEHEEVLLMPRWINCRRATFKYGLGEEFIGVLKTLHKLGLDRTEKVRVGPVEVSPRDVVAACLPDPAHLGPKMRGKTCAGVWVTGTGKDGNPRSTYLYHVVDNEWSMAEYGHQCVVWQTAINPVVALELLADGTWSGAGVLGPEAFDAVPFLELLTAYGSPWGQAELPPRS
- the gluQRS gene encoding tRNA glutamyl-Q(34) synthetase GluQRS, with protein sequence MNTGRFAPSPSADLHIGNLRTAVLAWLFARSTQRRFVMRVEDLDDRTFADIAARQLKDLAAIGVTWDGPVEWQSAHAQRYDAVVADLNARGLLYECFCSRRDIAQAPRAPHAPQGAYPGTCRDLTDADRQRRREETGRPPALRLRTDEITYTVEDVLHGRYTGIVDDFVVRRGDGVAAYNLAVVVDDAAQGIDQVVRGDDLLPSAPRQAYLARLLGYPEPTYAHVPLVLNEDGARLAKRDGAVTLAEIGVEPALAQIAGSLGWPTATDLESLLEVFDPVRLPRHPWIYRPK
- a CDS encoding MFS transporter, which codes for MDVGDSGSSAQTPHPAARKDEPPGVVRKAIAASAIGNATEWFDYGLYAYGVTYISAAIFPGDGATATLLALMTFAVSFLVRPLGGFFWGPLGDRFGRKQVLAITILLMAGATLCVGLVPSYAAIGMWAPALMVVLRMIQGFSTGGEYGGAATFMAEYAPARRRGMLGSFLEFGTLAGFSAGALMMLGFSLVLGDEQMATWGWRLPFLIAAPLGLIGLYLRTRLDETPVFKDLEQEDRTEKGIGAEFKDLLVEYWGPILRLGGLVVALNVVNYTLLTYMPTYLETSIGLSTDMSLVVPIIGMLSMMVFLPFAGLASDRFGRKPLWWISLIGLLVAVVPMFMLMSTGVLGAIIGFAVLGLLYVPQLATISATFPAMFPTHVRYAGFAIAYNVSTAIFGGTAPALNDWMVGVTGNNLMPAFYMMLACVVGMVALLKCPETARCPLHGTEIPGTEDAPPPVDYDRELTPT